One window of Solwaraspora sp. WMMA2056 genomic DNA carries:
- a CDS encoding helix-turn-helix transcriptional regulator produces the protein MSGDRRWAGLPETRRAAAAGDHGSLIRLARTAARLTLAEAGRRCGYSAASLSRIERGRQRLTDVTALRRLADVFDIPPELFGLANSGTSASHHGSTSIVRLRGSRSWPETGEDVIRRRAVLGGLAGLAGAAIPTGPGSAGHAAAHPPQLAAELSRLLLGADPSTTPPVGPVELRAKLAAASADLQACRYARLATRLPQLVTGAATVTANAADDRRCAATALATRAYHLTAQVLIKLHEDGMSWSIMDRAGQTARACGDPLLQAEHARITAIVLRRTRHRDTAQEVVLTGAATLDTTTGLRQRDDVTAYGRLLATAAYTAALGDQRDTALDLLAEADEATRRADLKPAFGSVDVALYRIGVCRALGDFGAAVECARAITPQQLGTVERRARYWQDTALALHGRGANAEAYRALLAAEQTAPQEVRYRPWAQRLTVDLLSSDRHRSLPDLRAFAARVGVDT, from the coding sequence ATGAGCGGCGACCGCCGGTGGGCCGGCCTTCCCGAGACCCGTCGGGCGGCGGCAGCCGGCGACCACGGCAGCCTGATCCGACTGGCCCGCACAGCCGCCCGGCTGACCCTCGCGGAGGCCGGACGACGCTGCGGCTACTCGGCGGCGAGCCTGTCGCGGATCGAACGCGGCCGGCAGCGGTTGACCGACGTGACCGCCCTGCGCCGGCTCGCCGACGTGTTCGACATTCCGCCGGAGCTGTTCGGGTTGGCCAACTCTGGCACATCGGCCAGCCACCACGGGTCCACTTCGATCGTTAGGCTTCGCGGTAGCCGATCCTGGCCTGAGACGGGAGAGGACGTGATCCGACGGCGCGCGGTACTGGGCGGACTGGCAGGGCTCGCCGGTGCGGCCATCCCCACGGGCCCGGGCTCAGCCGGCCACGCCGCTGCCCACCCACCGCAGCTGGCGGCCGAGCTGTCCAGACTGCTCCTCGGTGCGGATCCGAGCACCACCCCACCTGTCGGTCCGGTCGAGCTGCGCGCCAAACTGGCCGCCGCGTCGGCGGACCTTCAGGCATGTCGGTACGCGCGACTCGCCACCCGCCTACCGCAGCTGGTCACCGGCGCGGCGACGGTCACCGCCAACGCCGCCGATGACCGACGATGTGCGGCCACCGCCCTGGCGACCCGGGCGTACCACCTCACCGCACAGGTGCTGATCAAGCTGCACGAGGACGGCATGTCCTGGTCGATCATGGACCGGGCTGGTCAGACGGCGCGGGCCTGCGGGGACCCGCTGCTGCAGGCCGAACATGCCCGGATCACCGCGATCGTGCTCCGCCGGACCCGGCACCGCGACACCGCGCAGGAGGTCGTGCTCACCGGAGCGGCGACGCTCGACACCACGACCGGGCTGCGGCAACGCGATGACGTCACCGCGTACGGACGACTGCTCGCCACCGCCGCCTACACGGCCGCACTCGGCGACCAGCGGGACACCGCTCTGGATCTACTCGCCGAGGCGGACGAGGCCACCCGGCGAGCGGACCTGAAGCCCGCCTTCGGCAGCGTCGATGTCGCGTTGTACCGGATCGGAGTCTGCCGAGCGCTGGGCGACTTCGGCGCGGCGGTCGAATGCGCTCGGGCCATCACCCCGCAGCAGTTGGGCACCGTGGAGCGTCGGGCCCGCTACTGGCAGGACACCGCGCTGGCGTTGCACGGCCGAGGCGCGAACGCCGAGGCGTACCGGGCGTTGCTCGCCGCCGAGCAGACCGCGCCGCAGGAGGTCCGCTACCGGCCGTGGGCCCAGCGGTTGACCGTCGACCTGCTGTCGAGCGACCGCCACCGGTCTCTTCCGGACCTGCGCGCCTTCGCCGCCCGCGTCGGCGTCGACACCTGA
- a CDS encoding adenylosuccinate synthetase, which yields MASSPGDGGADATASRHVAVVDLGYGDAGKGTVVDWLCATRPVEAVIRFNGGGQAAHNVVLPDGRSHTFAQFGAGTFHGVPTHLSRFVVVDPLALAGEATHLAALGVPDALDRVTVDGDALLATPYHRAANQAREIARGADRHGSCGMGVGETMSYALAHPDTAPRVADCHDPDLLRHRLTLLRERLTDELGPLDAPPVADTVTAFTAFARRVAIVDRSWTTRLLRAGPVVFEGAQGVLLDEWHGFHPYTTWSTTTFGNVDTLLAEAGMPGTATRLGVLRTLTPRHGPGPLVTEDPALRPPERHNGTNTWQGRFRFGHFDAVAHRYALDVTGGVDALALTHLDLVGAHRLRLCDSYDWTDRLPVGPPGDLDRQAALTAKLLASRPRYAADPEPDPDSWVAAVEAALGVPVRLTSHGPTAADKVARLTAAAGR from the coding sequence GTGGCCAGCAGCCCTGGCGATGGCGGGGCGGACGCGACGGCCAGCCGGCACGTCGCCGTGGTCGACCTCGGCTACGGCGACGCCGGCAAGGGCACCGTCGTCGACTGGCTCTGCGCGACCCGACCGGTCGAAGCGGTGATCCGCTTCAACGGGGGCGGGCAGGCGGCGCACAACGTCGTCCTGCCCGACGGTCGGTCGCACACCTTCGCCCAGTTCGGCGCCGGCACCTTCCACGGCGTGCCGACCCACCTGTCCCGGTTCGTGGTCGTCGACCCGCTGGCGTTGGCCGGCGAGGCGACGCACCTGGCCGCGCTCGGCGTACCCGACGCCCTGGACCGGGTGACCGTCGACGGTGACGCGCTGCTGGCCACCCCGTACCACCGGGCCGCGAACCAGGCCCGGGAGATCGCCCGTGGGGCCGACCGGCACGGCTCCTGCGGGATGGGGGTGGGCGAGACCATGTCGTACGCGCTCGCCCACCCCGACACCGCCCCCCGGGTCGCCGACTGCCACGACCCGGACCTGCTGCGGCACCGCCTGACGCTGCTGCGCGAGCGGCTCACCGACGAGCTGGGACCGTTGGACGCCCCGCCGGTGGCCGACACCGTCACCGCGTTCACCGCCTTCGCGCGGCGGGTCGCGATCGTCGACCGGTCGTGGACGACCCGGCTGCTACGCGCCGGCCCGGTCGTCTTCGAAGGCGCCCAGGGGGTGCTGCTCGACGAGTGGCACGGCTTCCACCCGTACACCACGTGGAGCACCACGACGTTCGGCAACGTGGACACACTGCTGGCCGAGGCCGGCATGCCCGGTACGGCGACCCGGCTCGGGGTGCTGCGGACCCTCACCCCCCGGCACGGGCCGGGCCCGCTGGTCACCGAGGACCCGGCGCTGCGACCGCCGGAGCGGCACAACGGCACCAATACCTGGCAGGGCCGGTTCCGGTTCGGCCACTTCGACGCCGTCGCGCACCGGTACGCCCTTGACGTCACCGGCGGGGTCGACGCCCTCGCGCTGACCCACCTGGACCTGGTCGGCGCGCACCGGCTGCGGCTGTGCGACAGCTACGACTGGACCGACCGGCTGCCGGTCGGTCCGCCCGGTGACCTGGACCGTCAGGCGGCGCTGACCGCGAAGCTGCTGGCCAGCCGACCCCGGTACGCCGCCGACCCGGAGCCCGACCCGGACTCCTGGGTGGCGGCGGTCGAGGCCGCGCTCGGCGTACCGGTGCGGTTGACCTCGCACGGCCCGACCGCCGCCGACAAGGTCGCCCGGCTCACTGCGGCGGCAGGAAGGTGA
- a CDS encoding serine/threonine protein kinase: MTVTEAIHLVMTAPGPAEVFGTDDATRRYHQLARLLHPDTAGPDATDPRATDAFVRLAELWQRHRHAGRDTVTIDTGRHRYVVDRAATYVGDLADLYRHGDDQLVKVPRDPANNDLIAREQTALARLADRGDPRYLPYVPRLVDAFRHRDTGTGALRQVSVLGSPTGLYSLAEVRRAHSDGVDARDAAWMFRRLLVGLGFAHRAGLVHGAVLPGHVLIEPQQHGVVLVDWCYASVDGSPVPALVPAYADWYPDEIRRRRTPGPGTDLAMAARCLAWLTGERAPDPVRRFTDGCQLPALRQRPDDAWRLLAEFDDLIERLWGPRRFRPFTMPDPNHR; the protein is encoded by the coding sequence ATGACCGTCACCGAAGCGATCCACCTCGTCATGACCGCCCCCGGCCCGGCCGAGGTGTTCGGCACCGACGACGCGACCCGCCGCTACCACCAACTGGCCCGGCTGCTGCACCCCGACACCGCCGGTCCCGACGCCACCGACCCACGGGCGACCGACGCCTTCGTCCGGCTCGCCGAGCTGTGGCAGCGACACCGCCACGCCGGACGCGACACCGTCACCATCGACACCGGCCGGCACCGGTACGTCGTCGACCGCGCCGCCACCTACGTCGGCGACCTGGCCGACCTGTACCGCCACGGCGACGACCAACTGGTGAAGGTCCCCCGCGACCCCGCCAACAACGACCTGATCGCCCGCGAACAGACCGCGCTGGCCCGGCTCGCCGACCGCGGCGACCCCCGCTACCTGCCGTACGTGCCCCGGCTGGTCGACGCCTTCCGGCACCGCGACACCGGCACCGGCGCGCTGCGTCAGGTGAGCGTGCTCGGCTCCCCGACCGGGCTGTACAGCCTCGCCGAGGTCCGCCGCGCCCACTCCGACGGGGTGGACGCCCGCGACGCCGCCTGGATGTTCCGCCGGCTGCTCGTCGGGCTCGGCTTCGCCCACCGCGCCGGCCTGGTGCACGGCGCGGTCCTGCCCGGACATGTCCTCATCGAACCGCAACAGCACGGCGTCGTCCTCGTCGACTGGTGCTACGCCAGCGTCGACGGCTCACCCGTACCGGCGCTGGTGCCGGCGTACGCCGACTGGTACCCCGACGAGATCCGCCGCCGCCGCACCCCCGGCCCCGGCACCGACCTGGCGATGGCCGCCCGGTGCCTGGCCTGGCTGACCGGCGAGCGCGCACCGGATCCGGTACGCCGATTCACCGACGGGTGCCAGTTGCCCGCACTGCGGCAACGGCCCGACGACGCGTGGCGGCTGCTGGCCGAGTTCGACGACCTGATCGAACGGCTCTGGGGCCCCCGCCGGTTCCGCCCGTTCACGATGCCCGACCCGAACCACCGTTAG
- a CDS encoding DEAD/DEAH box helicase encodes MILDPLATSDDIVATYQRYLRSLVEPRDPRLAAALDTAIADAISREITKGPLLEATPPYRTGRTPRQLIDAGALHPGIAALGAGLALDRPLYRHQERAIGKVRAGRNVVVATGTGSGKTESFLLPILDRLMAQRAAGTLGPGVRALLLYPMNALANDQMKRLRTLLAGAPDITFGRYTGETRHTQREAAEVFAQQHPGEQRLPNELLSREQMQATPPHLLLTNYAMLEYLLLRPLDMDLFEGDHAGHWQFIVVDEAHVYDGARGAELAMLLRRLVDRVGRGRSVQCIATSATVGGDLAAVAAFASSLFPVPFQHDPADAASQDVITAERVEVPAGPEWGPLPAAAYRQLREAPSPAAALLERARRDGVPAVVDAAAAVLEQEQRVRRLKRLLSHGPMPLREVARALFPDDADQTAVTDLVALANAIHDSTGTPVLSARYHLFARATEGAFACLGANGPHVSLTRHERCTSCGDAAFEIGTCRRCGTEHLAGTVERVGSTAVFRSRRSRDEQQTWLALVDAVTTDEDEETLQTNSVAKTSETGALCARCGVFQVGPPGNCPQCPNSPMRAVRFVRQNAEALTSCVGCGGRGDGLIRLFASGNEASASVLATALYQRLPQATDAAQQALPGGGRKVLLFSDSRQSAAYFAPYLEDSYQRVQRRRLLREGALAATARGDAEIRLDDVVHDTARAADKYGIFQRRDSAQARRRQVALWAQTEIVGVDERNSLEGRGLLAWGMSRDPAWRAPQPLTSLGLTEVEVWALLDELLRSVRLQGAVAAPDGVDPRDEAFAPRVGPIYLRGTGSDSRRKVLSWLPTKGTNRRVDYLRRVLARLGVTADPHQLLDGIWRLLTAGPMSELLRSSLEPGIGQVYQLDHELVTCTVPGDDHPVWQCGTCRRITPYTVRGVCPTMKCVGELARWVPPPADVDHDHYRSVYRDMNPVPMRVLEHTAQWTSEQAAKIQQEFVRGEVNALSCSTTFELGVDVGELQAVMLRNMPPTTANYVQRAGRAGRRTDSAALVLTYAQRRSHDLSRFAEPDRMIAGEVRAPYVPLTNVRIDRRHAHSVALAAFFRHHFRTYGTIWRTAGEFLLAGDDGVAPVTLVAGFLDPVPAEIVESLHRVLPAEVRDEIGVASGDWVTHLVGLLESVRAELQNDVDIYEEKRAEAFAARKDDSAARFGRVMKTITGRELLGLLANRNVLPKYGFPVDTVELRLTFADDQMSRQLELSRDLSSAIYEYAPGAEVVAGGQTWQSAGVYRLPGRDLERRHYAVCAGCGHYRDSIERLDPQCPACGAPATGVPRQYAVPVFGFVADRSGGRRPSTAPRRTWHGATHVVSTGAEILEDKVDLPGGSVTVRAGSRGELIAVSDGAGGAGYLICDRCGFAQSNTSKKQRQHSSPLTGRDCPGRLELLSLAHKYQTDVLDLSVDSAALGGIDDNGWRSLAYAVVEGAVQALEISRDDIDATVYRTEANRSVIMLYDTVPGGAGHVQRIAARVRDVLDEALRRVRDCECGVETSCYRCLRVFRNDRYHEHLRRGVAADVLGRLLGRDDQTTVGALRVTLAEHTAAVGADRRFLIDDVPGEVFEPVTPGQLDLYEGRIVFARQAGAAAVGRLWLRRDGENGDVVGAGVEPLAGEPLDGLDDLTLIGVALL; translated from the coding sequence ATGATCCTGGATCCCCTGGCCACCAGCGACGACATCGTCGCCACCTATCAGCGGTACCTACGCAGCCTGGTCGAGCCGAGAGATCCCCGGCTCGCCGCCGCACTGGACACCGCGATCGCCGACGCGATCAGCCGGGAGATCACCAAAGGGCCGCTGCTGGAAGCCACCCCGCCGTACCGCACCGGACGCACCCCGCGTCAGCTCATCGACGCCGGGGCGCTGCACCCGGGCATCGCCGCGCTCGGCGCCGGCCTGGCCCTGGACCGGCCGCTGTACCGGCACCAGGAACGGGCGATCGGCAAGGTGCGGGCCGGGCGCAACGTCGTCGTCGCTACCGGCACCGGGTCGGGCAAGACCGAAAGCTTCCTCCTGCCGATCCTGGACCGGCTGATGGCGCAGCGGGCCGCCGGCACCCTCGGCCCCGGTGTCCGGGCGCTGCTGCTCTACCCGATGAACGCCCTCGCCAACGACCAGATGAAGCGGCTGCGCACCCTGCTCGCCGGAGCCCCCGACATCACCTTCGGCCGCTACACCGGCGAAACCAGGCACACGCAGCGCGAGGCCGCCGAGGTCTTCGCCCAACAGCACCCCGGCGAGCAGCGGCTACCCAACGAACTGCTCAGCCGCGAACAGATGCAGGCCACGCCACCGCATCTGCTGCTGACCAACTACGCCATGCTGGAATACCTGCTGCTGCGGCCACTGGACATGGACCTGTTCGAAGGCGACCACGCCGGCCACTGGCAGTTCATCGTCGTCGACGAAGCCCACGTCTACGACGGGGCGCGCGGCGCCGAGCTGGCGATGCTGCTGCGTCGGCTCGTCGACCGGGTCGGCCGAGGTCGGTCGGTGCAGTGCATCGCCACCAGCGCCACCGTCGGCGGCGACCTGGCGGCGGTCGCCGCCTTCGCCAGCTCCCTGTTCCCGGTTCCGTTCCAGCATGACCCGGCCGACGCCGCGTCGCAGGACGTCATCACCGCCGAACGGGTCGAGGTGCCGGCCGGGCCGGAATGGGGTCCGCTTCCCGCCGCCGCGTACCGGCAGCTGCGCGAGGCCCCGTCGCCGGCAGCGGCCCTGCTGGAGCGCGCCCGCCGCGACGGCGTGCCAGCTGTCGTGGACGCCGCCGCTGCGGTGCTGGAGCAGGAGCAGCGGGTACGCCGGCTCAAGCGGCTGCTCTCCCACGGGCCGATGCCGCTGCGTGAGGTCGCCCGGGCGCTGTTCCCCGACGACGCCGACCAGACGGCCGTCACCGACCTCGTCGCACTCGCCAACGCCATCCACGACAGCACCGGCACCCCGGTGCTGTCCGCCCGCTACCACCTGTTCGCCCGCGCCACCGAAGGTGCCTTCGCCTGCCTCGGCGCGAACGGCCCGCACGTGAGCCTCACCCGGCACGAACGCTGCACCAGCTGCGGCGACGCCGCCTTCGAGATCGGCACCTGCCGTCGGTGCGGCACCGAACACCTGGCCGGCACTGTCGAACGGGTCGGCAGCACCGCCGTCTTCCGGTCCCGCCGCTCCCGCGACGAACAACAGACCTGGCTGGCCCTCGTCGACGCGGTGACCACCGACGAGGATGAGGAGACCCTGCAGACCAACAGCGTCGCCAAGACCAGCGAAACCGGTGCGCTCTGCGCCCGCTGCGGGGTGTTCCAGGTCGGACCGCCCGGCAACTGTCCACAGTGCCCCAACAGTCCGATGCGGGCGGTGCGGTTCGTGCGGCAGAACGCCGAAGCACTCACCTCCTGCGTCGGCTGTGGCGGACGCGGCGACGGACTCATCCGGTTGTTCGCCAGCGGCAACGAAGCCTCCGCCTCGGTGCTCGCCACCGCCCTCTACCAGCGGCTGCCGCAGGCCACCGACGCGGCGCAGCAGGCCCTGCCCGGTGGCGGTCGCAAAGTGCTGCTGTTCAGCGACAGCCGCCAGTCGGCGGCCTACTTCGCCCCGTACCTGGAAGACTCCTACCAGCGGGTGCAGCGACGCCGCCTGCTGCGCGAAGGCGCGCTCGCCGCCACCGCCCGTGGCGACGCCGAGATCCGGCTCGACGACGTCGTCCACGACACGGCCCGCGCCGCCGACAAGTACGGCATCTTCCAACGCCGCGACTCCGCCCAGGCCCGCCGCCGGCAGGTCGCCCTCTGGGCGCAGACCGAGATCGTCGGCGTCGACGAACGCAACTCCCTCGAAGGGCGCGGCCTGCTCGCCTGGGGCATGTCCCGCGACCCCGCCTGGCGGGCACCCCAACCGCTGACCAGCCTCGGCCTGACCGAGGTGGAAGTGTGGGCGCTGCTCGACGAACTGCTGCGCTCCGTACGGCTGCAGGGAGCCGTCGCCGCCCCCGACGGGGTCGACCCGCGCGACGAGGCGTTCGCCCCCCGCGTCGGGCCGATCTACCTGCGCGGCACCGGCTCCGACTCCCGCCGCAAGGTGCTGAGCTGGCTGCCGACGAAAGGCACCAACCGGCGGGTCGACTACCTGCGGCGGGTCCTCGCCCGCCTCGGTGTCACCGCCGACCCGCACCAGCTGCTCGACGGCATCTGGCGGCTGCTGACCGCCGGGCCGATGAGCGAACTGTTGCGATCCAGCCTCGAACCCGGCATCGGGCAGGTCTACCAGCTCGACCACGAACTCGTCACCTGCACGGTCCCCGGCGACGACCACCCGGTCTGGCAGTGCGGCACCTGCCGGCGGATCACCCCGTACACCGTCCGGGGGGTCTGCCCCACCATGAAGTGCGTCGGTGAGCTGGCCCGCTGGGTGCCGCCGCCGGCCGACGTCGACCACGACCACTACCGGTCGGTGTACCGGGATATGAACCCGGTGCCGATGCGGGTGCTCGAACACACCGCCCAGTGGACCAGCGAACAGGCCGCGAAGATTCAGCAGGAGTTCGTCCGGGGCGAGGTCAACGCGTTGTCCTGCTCCACCACGTTCGAACTCGGTGTCGACGTCGGTGAACTGCAGGCCGTCATGCTGCGCAACATGCCACCCACCACCGCCAACTACGTGCAGCGGGCCGGGCGGGCTGGCCGGCGCACCGACTCGGCGGCCCTGGTGCTGACCTACGCGCAGCGCCGGTCACATGACCTGTCCCGGTTCGCCGAACCGGACCGGATGATCGCCGGTGAGGTCCGGGCACCGTACGTGCCGCTGACCAACGTCCGGATCGACCGCAGGCACGCCCACTCGGTGGCCCTGGCCGCGTTCTTCCGGCACCACTTCCGCACCTACGGCACCATCTGGCGTACGGCGGGGGAGTTCCTGCTCGCCGGCGACGACGGCGTCGCGCCGGTGACGTTGGTCGCCGGCTTTCTCGATCCGGTGCCGGCGGAGATCGTCGAATCGCTGCACCGGGTCCTGCCGGCCGAAGTCCGCGACGAGATCGGCGTCGCCTCCGGCGACTGGGTCACCCACCTGGTCGGCCTGCTGGAGTCGGTCCGCGCCGAACTGCAGAACGACGTCGACATCTACGAGGAGAAACGGGCCGAGGCGTTCGCCGCCCGCAAGGACGATAGCGCGGCCCGGTTCGGCCGGGTGATGAAGACCATCACCGGCCGGGAACTGCTCGGCCTGCTCGCCAACCGCAACGTCCTGCCCAAGTACGGCTTCCCGGTCGACACCGTCGAACTGCGGCTCACCTTCGCCGACGACCAGATGTCCCGCCAACTGGAGCTGTCCCGGGACCTGTCGTCGGCGATCTACGAGTACGCCCCCGGTGCCGAGGTGGTCGCCGGTGGACAGACCTGGCAGTCGGCCGGGGTGTACCGGCTGCCCGGCCGGGACCTGGAACGGCGCCACTACGCCGTCTGCGCCGGCTGCGGCCACTACCGGGACTCGATCGAGCGGCTCGACCCGCAGTGCCCGGCCTGCGGCGCGCCGGCCACCGGCGTCCCCCGGCAGTACGCGGTGCCGGTGTTCGGGTTCGTCGCCGACCGGTCCGGGGGCCGCCGGCCCAGCACCGCGCCCCGGCGCACCTGGCACGGCGCCACCCACGTGGTCTCCACCGGTGCCGAGATTCTCGAGGACAAGGTCGACCTGCCGGGCGGCTCCGTGACGGTCCGGGCCGGCTCCCGTGGCGAACTGATCGCCGTCAGCGACGGTGCCGGCGGAGCCGGTTACCTCATCTGCGACCGGTGCGGATTCGCCCAGTCCAACACCAGCAAAAAGCAGCGCCAGCACTCCAGCCCGCTCACCGGCCGGGACTGCCCGGGCCGGTTGGAACTGCTGTCGCTGGCCCACAAGTACCAGACCGACGTGCTCGACCTCAGTGTCGACAGCGCCGCGCTGGGCGGTATCGACGACAACGGTTGGCGGTCGCTCGCGTACGCGGTCGTTGAAGGGGCAGTGCAGGCGCTGGAGATCTCCCGCGACGACATCGACGCCACGGTGTACCGGACCGAAGCCAACCGCAGCGTGATCATGCTGTACGACACCGTGCCGGGCGGTGCCGGGCACGTGCAACGGATCGCGGCGCGGGTACGTGACGTCCTCGACGAGGCGCTGCGGCGGGTCCGCGACTGCGAATGCGGGGTGGAAACCAGCTGCTACCGGTGTCTGCGGGTGTTCCGCAACGACCGCTACCACGAGCACCTGCGTCGCGGTGTCGCCGCCGACGTGCTGGGTCGGCTGCTCGGCCGAGACGATCAGACCACTGTCGGGGCGCTGCGGGTCACCCTCGCCGAACACACGGCCGCGGTCGGCGCCGACCGCAGGTTCCTGATCGACGACGTACCCGGTGAGGTGTTCGAACCGGTGACACCCGGCCAGCTCGACCTCTACGAGGGACGGATCGTCTTCGCCCGACAGGCCGGTGCGGCGGCGGTCGGCCGACTCTGGTTGCGCCGCGACGGCGAGAACGGCGACGTCGTTGGCGCCGGGGTCGAGCCGCTGGCCGGCGAACCGTTGGACGGCCTCGACGACCTGACCCTCATCGGCGTCGCGCTGCTCTGA
- a CDS encoding Nramp family divalent metal transporter yields MTTAFRLRRQPAPAPTGRSQSRWYGPGLLWMVSSVGSGSVLFTPRIGARYGYELLWLALLVTVLMWIMIREAGRYSVATGRTLLDGFRDVPGPANWAIWVIFVPQVVAGVVTIAGIAALVGSALMVALPGGQAVYASVVILGSGALVLAGRYRGVERITAVMALVLVGAALTAAASTVSGDIATGLVPGVPDDLDLYFVLPWVGFILAGAVGIMWFSYWVAARGFGGPTGPSSSTDQTDDASPGRQVGRDERIDRVRAWTRTMSRTAALGVAGGGLVIVSFLVLGAELLAPQGQVPDGVDVARDLTALLGDLWGTVGEVLLLTCVVVALWGTIFANQDGWARTYADATRLVANGRHDGSPARRHDDGSPGDQEPTGRLGRLLRRPRAVHLTYVAVAMTLAPLVLFLLVRNPVEILSVGGIIAAAHTPVVVGLTLYVNRRLPAPVRPSRTSQAALGTAGLFFGAFAVVYLLSLAGVRMA; encoded by the coding sequence ATGACGACCGCGTTCCGTCTGCGCCGACAGCCCGCCCCCGCCCCGACCGGGCGCAGCCAGTCCCGCTGGTACGGTCCAGGTCTGTTGTGGATGGTGTCGTCGGTGGGCTCCGGTTCGGTGCTGTTCACCCCACGGATCGGCGCGCGGTACGGCTACGAGCTGCTGTGGCTGGCGCTGCTCGTCACCGTACTCATGTGGATCATGATTCGCGAGGCCGGCCGGTACAGCGTGGCCACCGGCCGTACCCTGCTCGACGGCTTCCGCGACGTACCGGGACCGGCCAACTGGGCGATCTGGGTGATCTTCGTTCCACAGGTCGTCGCCGGGGTGGTCACCATAGCCGGCATCGCCGCTCTCGTCGGCAGCGCGCTCATGGTGGCGCTGCCCGGCGGCCAGGCGGTCTACGCCAGCGTCGTCATCCTCGGCTCCGGGGCGCTGGTGCTGGCCGGCCGCTACCGGGGCGTGGAACGGATCACCGCCGTGATGGCCCTGGTGCTGGTCGGCGCGGCCCTCACCGCAGCCGCCAGCACGGTCAGCGGCGACATCGCGACCGGCCTGGTACCGGGTGTGCCGGACGACCTCGACCTGTACTTCGTGCTGCCCTGGGTCGGATTCATCCTCGCCGGGGCCGTCGGCATCATGTGGTTCTCCTACTGGGTGGCGGCGCGTGGCTTCGGCGGACCGACCGGCCCGTCCTCCTCGACCGACCAGACCGACGATGCGTCTCCGGGCCGGCAGGTCGGCCGCGACGAACGGATCGACCGGGTGCGCGCCTGGACCCGGACGATGAGCCGGACCGCCGCGCTCGGCGTCGCCGGCGGTGGACTCGTCATCGTCTCGTTCCTGGTGCTGGGCGCCGAACTGCTCGCCCCGCAAGGGCAGGTTCCCGACGGGGTCGACGTCGCCCGCGACCTGACCGCGCTGCTCGGCGATCTGTGGGGCACCGTCGGTGAGGTGCTGCTGCTGACCTGTGTGGTAGTCGCGCTCTGGGGCACCATCTTCGCCAACCAGGACGGCTGGGCGCGCACCTACGCCGACGCCACCCGGCTGGTCGCCAACGGCCGGCACGACGGATCGCCCGCCCGCCGGCACGACGACGGGTCGCCGGGCGATCAGGAACCGACTGGCCGGCTGGGTCGGCTGCTACGCCGCCCACGGGCGGTCCACCTGACGTACGTCGCGGTCGCCATGACTCTCGCCCCGCTGGTGCTGTTCCTGCTGGTTCGCAACCCGGTCGAGATCCTGTCGGTCGGCGGCATCATCGCCGCCGCACACACCCCGGTCGTCGTCGGCCTCACCCTCTACGTCAACCGCCGGCTCCCGGCACCGGTACGGCCGTCACGGACCAGCCAGGCGGCGCTCGGCACCGCCGGGCTGTTCTTCGGTGCCTTCGCCGTCGTCTACCTGCTGAGCCTGGCCGGGGTCCGGATGGCATGA
- a CDS encoding NUDIX domain-containing protein, producing MSETEFLASYDPRAYAPLAVTVDVVALTIRDGQLHVLLVVRGAPPYEGAWALPGGFVQPDEDLPTAAARELAEETGLDTRAAAMDRVHLEQLASYGTPDRDPRMRIVSVAYLAFAPELPDPAAGSDAATAAWVPVAALGLPDDVEPGQPVRQRPGTTRRLAFDHARILADGLDRARAKLEYTPLATRFVADEFTISELRAVYQTVWGVELHAGNFHRKVLSVPGFLDSVGATTERGGPRGGPRARLYRAGDARLLHPALLRPTREEQIR from the coding sequence ATGTCGGAGACGGAGTTCCTCGCCAGCTACGACCCCCGGGCGTACGCACCGCTCGCGGTCACCGTCGACGTGGTGGCGCTGACCATCCGCGACGGACAGCTGCACGTCCTGCTCGTGGTGCGCGGCGCACCACCGTACGAAGGGGCCTGGGCGCTGCCCGGCGGGTTCGTCCAGCCCGACGAGGACCTGCCCACCGCCGCCGCCCGCGAACTGGCCGAGGAGACCGGCCTGGACACCCGCGCCGCCGCCATGGACCGGGTGCACCTGGAGCAGCTGGCCAGCTACGGCACACCCGACCGGGACCCCCGGATGCGGATCGTCTCGGTGGCGTACCTCGCCTTCGCCCCCGAGCTGCCCGACCCGGCGGCCGGCAGCGACGCCGCCACCGCCGCCTGGGTGCCGGTGGCCGCTCTCGGCCTACCCGACGACGTCGAGCCGGGCCAACCGGTACGGCAACGACCCGGCACCACCCGACGACTCGCCTTCGACCACGCCCGGATCCTCGCCGACGGCCTCGACCGGGCCCGCGCCAAGCTCGAGTACACCCCGCTGGCGACCCGCTTCGTCGCCGACGAGTTCACCATCAGCGAGCTACGCGCCGTCTACCAGACGGTGTGGGGCGTCGAGCTGCACGCCGGCAACTTCCACCGCAAGGTCTTGTCGGTGCCGGGTTTCCTCGACAGCGTCGGGGCCACCACCGAACGCGGCGGGCCACGCGGCGGACCCCGGGCCCGCCTCTACCGGGCCGGCGACGCCCGGCTGCTGCACCCTGCCCTGCTACGCCCGACCCGGGAGGAGCAGATCAGATGA